CTCTTCATTTTGCTCAAATCTTTCTTCCGGTCTAAACcaggaaatataaaaataaatggatAAAATAAACCACTATGTTGATGATACGAGAGTGGGAGTAATAGATGGATAAATAAATCTCTTTGTCAACAACATGATTctaatagatatacagtagagtctcacttatccaagctaaacgggccggcagaactttggatatgtgaatatcttggataataaggagggattaaggaaaagcctattaaacatcaaattaggttatgattttacaaattaagcaccaaaacatcatgttataccacaaatttgacagaaaaagtagttcaatatgcagtaatgttatgttgtaattactgtatttacaaatttagcaccaaaatatcatgatatattgaaaacattgactacaaaaatgtcttggataatccagaaccttggataagcgagtcttggataagtgagactctactgtaatagtaatatatGGTTAAACAAGTTGCTACGCTGCCAATAAGATCATGAGAATAGATGGATAAAATGtgatataatttttaatttttaaaatgaattctgTGTATGACCTTCGTTCTTGTCGATCTTGTTGATCATCCTCCGCAAGGGGTCGATGTACTTGGAGAGCTGCTTGAGCTTCTCCAGGTACTGCTGCTCCTCAGACTGGCTGGAACTGGCCGGACTCATGACGGAGCTGGGATTGCCTtcggggagcaaaaggaaaggggcttgagaggaggaggaggaggaggaggagaaggggggaaggaaggggaagggagaggaGAGCGGAAGAGAGCCAAGAAGGCTCCGGTGGGGGCAAGGAAGGGAAGCCGTACCGGGGGTGTTGAGGGGTCCCGGCGAAGGGACGCTGAAGGTCTGGGGGGTCCGTGCGGCCGCCGGGCTCTGCGAAGAGGGCTGTGGGGAAGGGCTGGGCAGGAAGCCTCCGGGGGACGGAGCGGGGCCCGAGCTGCCAGCGGAAGGGAGAGAAGGGCGTCAGGAAGAGGAGCCGCAGGAGGGGAGAgcaaggccgggggggggggggcaggcctCACAGCTGGCCCTGCGGATCTGTTCCCAGGCCAGGACGGAGTCGGCCTTTCCCGGGCCCCTGAAGGGAGGGGCCGGCCGGCCTCCCCTTCTGTCTCAGAGCccggacggggggggggggggggggggcgagcaCCTGACGTTGGAGTTGGGCTGGGAGGTGGGCTGCGGCGAGGGCTGTGGGGGGGGCGGGGGCATGGGCGGGGGCTGCGGGGTCTGGGCGGCCTGCTGCTGGACGGGCGACGGGGAAGACATCATGGCGACCTGCGGAGAAGGAAGCAAGGAGAACGGTGGTGGAGGAGGGGGCCCTGGACGGCACGTGAGCCTGGGGGGCCGGACCCTCCCCCGGAAATACCTGTGGCGGCATCTGCATGGcgctggggggcgggggggccgAGACGGCGGCGGCCGGAGGGAAGCGCGGGCGGATCTGCATCCCGCCCCTGGCCATCGCGGCGGTCATCAtcttgggaggaaggaaggaagatgggtCAATGGTCACCGAGGCCGACCGTGGCCGCCTGCGGGCTCCCGCTTCCTCTTTGCCCCCCCCCTCACCTGGTTGGAGGCCCCCATTTGGGCCGCCTGGGCCGCCACGgccgcctgctgctgctgctgttgctgttgctgctggagGGCTCTGGCCTGCGAGGGTGAAAGGTCAGGGTCAGGGTGGCCGGCACGAGCGtcaagacaggagggagggaaaagcccAACATGGCGGCCAGTGTCTCCCCTCAGGCCCCAAGGCGGGACTCACCTGCATGGCCTTGAGTTGCTGCGGGGTCAGGGCCACGGGCATGACCTGTCCGGGGATCTGGCCAGGAAGGGTCTGGGCCTGCGAGACCATGGGCTGCGGGGGGATCTGGGAGGCCTGCGCGGCCGAcacttgttgctgctgctgctgctgctgctgttgttgctgctgctgctgctgcatctgCTGGATCTGCTGCTGCATGACCTGCTGGGCAGAGGCCGGAGGAGgaggctgctgttgttgctgctgttgttgctgctgctgttgttgttgcacttGGGCGGCCTGCTGCTGGAGCTGCTGCTGCATCTGGGCAATGCgctggagctgctgctgctgctgttgctgcatcTGCGGGGAAGGGGAGAGATGGGGGCCTGGACTCCAAATCCCAGCTTCCCCCAGGAGACTCGTAGAGATTGCGGGAGATCCCCTTTACCTGCTGCTGGCTCTGCTGGTGCAGCTGCATCTTCAgcatgtgctgctgctgctgcaccgCCTgcatctgctgctgctgttgctgcgcCTGCTGCTGCTGTTGGGCGGCCACGGCGGCGGCTGCGGcggcctgctgctgctgctgcgcctGGAACTGCTGCTGCAGCGCGTTCTGCTGCGCCTGCTGGAACTGTTGCtgcgcctgctgctgctgctgctgctgcaaggcCGCGGCGGCcacctgttgctgctgctgctgctgctgttgcgcCATTTGCTGCAGCTGGAGCTGGGCTgagagaggaagcaggaggagccTTGAGAGGAGTCGGGCCCGGGTACGGGAAACAATGCCTAGAGGGCTCCAGGGGTGGTGGGGTCGGGCCCCGGGCACCAGGAGTGAGGGGAGAGGGGTCCCTCCTTCTCTTGGCCAAGCTGCTTCCAGGCCGAGGGACTTACTTGGCTGCCCGGAGGGAGGGCCGATGCCGGGGATGCCGTGGGGCCCCATGGGGTTGGCGCCGGGGCCCGGGGGCGGCTGCTGTCCGGGCAGGGGCCCCATCTGCTGTGCCAAGGGGAGGCCGGCCATCCCCCCCATGGGGGCCCCTtgaggcggggggcggggccccAGCCCcatcgaggaggaggaggacgacgcCGCCGGCCCTCCGCCACCGGCCCCCCCTCCTCCGCCACCGCCTCCTCCGGCCGGGGGTCCGCCTCCCGTCAGGGTCTGGAGGGCGTTCATGGGGTctgcggagagagagagaagagcaaaggaggaaggaaggaaggaaggaaggaaggaaggaaggaaggaagaaaaatcacAGGTGGGAAGGAGAGGAAATGAAGGGATAGTAaaggggagagggaaagggaagaaaggcaggcaggaggaaaaagagggaaggcaagaaggaaggagggagggagggagggagggagggaggagggctcTTACCAGCAGCTGCAGCCGAGGCCATGGACTTCTTATTGTCTGTGAAACAAAGAGGATCCGGAAATGAAAAAGAGTGAGACAAACGGGAGGGGAACTGCTTTGAAGCAAGTCttgtaaagagagagagagagagagagagagagagaggtggatgAGCAGGGAGCTACTTACGGATGTCCCGGAAGTGGATGATGAGTCGGGCCACCAGGGAGAGGTACTCCTCCTGAGGGGGAACCACACGTTAAGGGGCGCCACGGGTGTGCCTCTCTACACTGCAGCATGAATGCCTGTTTGGCTctaattgggggaggggggagggacacACTCACCCTGGTCTTGGCCTTCATGAAGACGTGGTTCTCCATGTCTTTGCTGGACTTGTTGTGCGCCACGCCCGCCTTGCGCATGGCCTCCTctctgccggggggggggggggggagacaaaaaGAAGggatttattatacatatatggaaactgactggcagcgcatggggtgcagacccacaagtcataagaacctcagccctggccttgtctttctcaactgcagagtacgcctgtcctgtctggcacaagtcacttttaaatttatttattatgcaatgcttttgccaccaaataaataaatacatacatatacatatactggagcccccaatggcgtagtgggctaaagccttgtgacttggagGTTCGGTTgccgacctgaaagctgccaggttggaatcccacccggggagagtgcggatgagctccctctctcagctccagctccatgcagggacatgagagaagcctcccacaaggatggtaaaagcatcaaaacatccgggcaacgtcccctgggcaacgtccttgcagacggccaagtctctcacaccagaagcgacttgcagtttctcaagtcgctcctgacacgggaaaaaaacacatacatactgtagatacatatacatatatacatatatctaaGAGATGGAGATCTTCTCTTCCTCTTGCAATGGTTTTCCTGCAGGCCACCTTGGGCCTCTGCCATTCTCATCATCATCGCCAGTCTATTCTATTGGCCTCTTCTTTTGGGAATGCTTTCCTCCCGGGACGTCTGAGGGTGGCaaggaaacccccccccccccggactcaCATCTGGCTGACCAGCTTCTGCCGGAAGTTGCTGCTCCGCCAGTCGTTCTCCTCCATGgcgcccttctttccttcctcgaAGGCAGGCCCGGGCCGCTTCCCGGGGAGGGAGAGGAAGCCAGAGGACCAAGCTAGGCCGCTTCCGGCCCAGACCGGAAACACGGAGCCTACTTCCGGCCCTGACCCCCACTGCCTGCTGGGAAATGGAGTCGCATTGCGCACTCATCtggattgaaatattatttttttaaattattttatctcTCTGCGATTGGTTTTTTTTAGGAAGTCTGTCCTTTCTCGCCGGGTGTGGCTCCTctggagaaaagggggggggaggccaaAGGGACCCGGAAGTGACGTCCCCTCGTCGGTGCGGTTCTGGCGCGTGCGCCCTTGGGCTTCGGCGGGCGGCCATGCCTTTCCGCTTCCCCCTTggccttccccttcctcctcctccgcttctcGCCTCGGGCCCCGGGCCTCCCGCCGGGCTTCCCTGAGGAGGGAAACCCTCGGCGGGGCCTTGGCCTGACGGAAGCGTGGCCGCGCGTGGGCTCTTtctgaggggaaggaaggaaggaaggggccccTCTCGCCGTCTCTGGGCAGGTGTGGCCCCGTGaggcccgcccgcccgcccgcccgcccgccctccTCGGGGCTTTCCTGGGGGAAACGTGGCCCTGTCTGGGGCCGGGGCGCCTGTCCTTGcgcgcccttccttccttccttccttccttccttccttggtgtGCCCGCCCTCCCGGCCGGGGAGCATGTCGTGCCCGTGCCCGTGTCCGGGGGAGGGGTGCCGGGGGCGGGGCGCGTGGTACGCGGGGCGGCTGGGGCGGCGGGAGGCGGCGTGGCGGCTGCAGGGCCAGCGCCAGGGCACCTTCCTGGTGCGGGACTCCTCCACCTGCCCCGGGGACTACGTCCTCTCCGTCGCGGAGAACGGCCGCGTCTCCCACTACATCATCCACGCCCTCCCCGGGGATGGGGGCGGCGCCGCCGGGAGGGGCCTCTTCCGCATCGGGGACCAGCACTTCCAGAGCCTGCCGGACCTGCTGGACTTCTACCGGGACCACTACCTCGACACCACCACCCTCCGGGAGCCCCTCCCCAGGTGAGCACGcggggcccggggggggggggggaggggggaggggggaggggggggcggcCCCGCCTGAGCAGGCCTGACCAGGGCggcccctctcctctcctctcccgcAGGGGCGCCGCTTCCCCGCCGGCCCCCGGGCGCCCGCCCTCCCTCCCGCCGGAGGGGCCCGAGGAGCTGGTGCGGGCGCTCTATGACTTCGCCGGGAAGGACGCGGAGGACCTCCCGTTCCAGAAGGGAGAGGTGCTGTCCATCGAGGAGAAGCCCGAGGAGCAGTGGTGGCGCGCCAGGAACAAGGAGGGACGCCAAGGCATGATCCCCGTCCCCTACGTCCACAGGCTGCTGCTGCCGCCCAGCAAGGGCGCCGCCAAGGGGGCCGGGGGCCGCTACGGCATCCCGGAGCCCGCCCACGCCTACGCCCAGCCCCACGGACACCCCGCCCCTGCCCCCGCCGCCCCTGCCGCCCAGAAGGGCCCCGTCTTCGCCAAAGCCATCCAGAGGAGGGTCCCCTGCGCCTACGACAAGTCCGCCCTCGCCCTCGAGGTACCCACTCCCTCATATATTATACAGGCAtcctccaagaaaaataaaattattccaaATTGTACCATTGAGTCTATTAAAGataacacaaaaataataatcagaTTCTTTTTGGTTTAAATATATCAGAAACATTAACAATACATTATTTCTAGAAAGCactttttattaataaaataggATTACTTTTTCTATCATTCAGCAGAAATTAATAAAAGTAATGTAtgtagcagcgctccatgcagtcatgctggccacatgaccttggagatgtctatggacaatgccggctcttcggcttagaaatggagatgagcaccaacccccagtcagacatgacagcacttaacgtcaggagaaaaactttacctttcttaacatgtatttgttttttataaaatataccacaaaattgaataaaaatctgattttttttttttgtatcacctCCTCGTGTCTCTTTCAGGTTGGCGACCTGGTGAGAGTGACCCGGATGAACATCAACGGCCAATGGGAGGGCGAGATCCAGGGCCGGAAGGGCCTCTTCCCTTTCACGCACGTCCGAATCATCGACCCTCAAAACCCGGATGAGAACGAATGACCTTCCCTTCCGCTTCCTGTTTCATTTCCTTCTCAAGGAGAGCTTCGTTTTTggaattaatatattttttctcaCCGTTTTCGTCCATTGAAGGATGGGAAGTAAAACAACTTTTCCAGATGGCGGGAACTGATAACACTCTTTAAGGAGTAACTTTTTCCCCCAATGAAgaatcttttttaatttttttttatatattatatatatgaagACTTGATGgattttatttcttcattcttCAACGGAAGGAACAATCCGTTTCAACGAGCTTTTGCTTATTAACAGGAATCAAAAGCATTGCGACTTTTTCCCCGCTATTTATATCTTTATTCTTTTTAGCTCGTTTTGCCTTAAAATCCTGCTTTTTTTGAGTGATTTTTTGCTGTCACTTTGTTCacatactttggggggggggttgcatttaTTATCAAGCTTCGATAATCACTAAAATTAACATTATTTTGATAATTTGCGACATTACattttttctgaatttcttcAGAACAAGGAATgattgaaaagaaacaaaatacaaaCTACAAGGAATAATTagaaatttatttaaaaactacTCAACAACTTGAATGTTGGATATTTAAATGTTCCACTCagtattaaaaagaaacaaaagtgcCTTAATTTGAATAATTGTGTGTGGGAAAGTCAGGGGACAATCGATTTTTTGCGgtaaaatgaagagaaaaaaatgtcatttttgtgGTATAAGACGGGGGAATTTGCCTTGTTTTGTGTGGTTGGATCTGGAAATGGACGAGAAATTCTGGATATTTTTTACTGTGAAAAAAATGCTTCCTGTTTATGGATCTTTTCTCACCAAATATTAATACTACTGAGCTTCGTTGTGTTCATGAATATTGAATAATAATGATGGAGAACCATTATTTCTCTTGTGTTTCCAAAATGGGTggaatttcccccatttttaaataattgtgcAAAAAAgagtggctttttttaaaaaaaattgtctttttatttttctttcattatgtgtgtgttttgagtgtgaaaaaaatcaaaatatccaTCACATTTAAAggcaataataatgtgttgtaacGCTTTATTTTTGATGGGGGGAAAagtcttatttttgaggaaaccACTGATTtgagatttttattatttttattaattttctacgccacagatttttttaacagtattaaatatatattcttaGAAACAAACCAATGGTcggcagcttttttaaaaaattgtacaaatatattgtataaatatatgtatttgtctTGCAACGCTTTGAGTTGTGAGCCGCTTgggagtctccgtatggagagaaaaagtgggacaaaagaaaacaagatgACGTGCGTCCGCATTTGACATGCATTTTTATTCTTTCCCATTCTCCAGTCACCAATAAGGGAAGAAGGGGCACGGGGAGCCCGGGGCATGACCCCCTTGGGAGCCCCCAAACTCAGCAGGGAAGGCCATGGGGCAGTAAGGGGGAGGGGTCACCATCCATGGGGCCCCAAAGGCCTGCTCCGGAAAGGCAGGACGGAAGGGGGAGGGGCCCGGGTCAGGGGTCATGACCTTCGGAGGAAAGTCCGCCggaggaggggggcggggccaaaggtCCTCGGTCTCTGGGAGGAACCTGTCAAAGGAAGAGGAGAGGacaagtcacacacacacacaaatattacatatatatatgaatCTTACGTAATCATGTGTGTACAcatagatatatctatatatcaatttacatatacaatatatatatacacacacacacaaaccatagTTATATGAATGTCAACAGAATTCTATCTTTCTCTTCCCATAATTTACAGTGGGTTCGATCCATTGCCATCTTATTCTGCTTCTCCCACCTGAGAGGGCCTTCGGCCATTTTGGCTGGAGGAGGCCCAAAGCGGTGTCCGTCGGGCCACTCGTCGGGGCCACGGccaccttcctcctcttcctcgtttTCCTCGGCCATTTTCCCAACCATCGGCAAGCCCATCGGCTCCACTGATCAGAAGGGAATAAAAGCGAGATGGCCACTCCGTCCGCCATGTTGGAAGGAAGGGGTGGGACCCAAAAGCCGGCCAGCTGGGAATACCTCTTTGGTGGGCAGCCATCTTCAATGggctctcctccttcttcctcttccgttGGACCCTCCCCTCCCTTTGGAAAGATTCCAAAATTATGATAACAATCCTTCATTTAACACGTTTGATATGTTTGAACAAATAAATGTTCTAAATAGAATCAATATTGGGCTCACCGCGAAGCGTTCCCTCCTTGATCCCGGAAGCCCTTTGCAAACggattgttgtatattttcaGTTTCGTGATCTAAGCAACAGAAAGATTAAGATGAATATTGTGCCAAAGGCCGGGGGTTGTGTCCACGCAGGCGGGCCCTCACCTCCTGGTTCTGGTAGGCCGTGACCGAGGTGAAGGCCGTCTCGGGGAAGAGAAAGGTCCGGAAGGCGCTCCACCGGCCCCCGTCGTGGCCCTCTTCCGCACGAAGGACATGGAACCGGGGCTGGTAGCGGTGCATCGAGTGGAGGATCACCTGCGGATTTAATAGGGTCCATGTTGGAATTCCCATTCCCTTTGATTCCTAAGTGACGATCCCGTGGCGGCCATCTGGGGAGGGCAAGAAGGGGCGGGGTGGTTTGGCGGCCATCTTGGGGGGTCCCTCACGTGTCCCTGGGGGTCCAGGGTGTTGTTGGTGAGCTTGAGCTTCTGGAAGGAGACGGCCTGCTTCATCCAATGGGAGCCGAGGGATGGAGAGTCCGGGTGCAGGTAGGTCcggggtggggggcggggctcCGCCTTCCCAGACACCTCCCATTGGTCCTTCGCCCACTGATGGACACACAGGGAGAGACCACCATCAAAGGCAGCATTCACACCATTCACCATCCAATTAATTTTGTCTATATCACAATATATATCATCACATTACTATGAAATATACCAAAAAAGTATGAAAAATAAATGGGTAGTAAATATCCGATTatttgtaatataaaatatatcatgAAATTACCAACTGGATTATTTTTCGGAAGAAATATACCACAAATAGGATTATTTTAAtacaaatagattttaaaaattggtGTATATTTTTGTACCTTATAACGGAAATTGTCCAGAGGAACAAAGTCCACCATCATGAGATACTTGGCTTCAGAAAGCAGTCCGCTCACCTTGATTTTGCATTGAGGGAACATGCGCCTGGAGAAGGGGAAACAGAATCAAGgaagaaaaattaaataaaaaataataaattaagaaataagaaaaataatatggaaaatgagacaaaaataaattaagaaaaaataagaaaaagatagaaaaaataagaaaaaagttcGAATAAATTATAGTAAATTATAATATGAAGCTCAAACTCACCTCCCGTTTTTGGTGATGATCATCTCGGTCCCAATTTGATGGAATTTTTCCCAAAGATCCCGATCCTCCAAAGTGACTTCAATGGAAGAGGAAGATGCTGGAGAAGAAAATATTAAGATGACCCATCAACCCCCTACTTGGAAAAGGGGAacattgggatataataatagtaacaacagtaataatatgtaatataggAATGGATCTTTctaagccataataataataataataataataataataatataggattgGATCCCTCTTCTAAgccaaaataaattatatatatatatggatcctTCTAAGCCAAACTAATAAGAATATGAAAATACATAATATAGGCATACATTCTCCAAAGCAAAAtggtaacattaataataatatagtaatatatatatatattactatatatatatatatatatatatatatatatatatatatatatatatatatataaaataaaagggcCCATTCCTAtactatatagtaataatataataatataatataatggattCTTCTAAgtcattatgtgtgtgtgtgtgtatgtatatatatatatatatacacacacacacacacacacacacaatagggaCGGATTCGTCTAAgccaaaataataacaaaagatacttatatataatataataatataatatacaacagGAATGGATTCTTCTaagccaaaacaacaacaacaacaacaacaattctcccTGACCTGGGGCGCTGTCCTCCTCCATGTTTCCGTCCGCACTGGATTCAATGGGAGccttgcttcttcttctctcAAAAAAGGTCCGAATCGCCCTTTTATAGAAGACGTTTAAAAGAGGGAAGAAGGGCATCATGGGGGGAAAAGGGGGGGGAATAATGACCCTTTTCGTCAATTAAAAGCCTCCCTTTAATTCAGAGTCGATTTAAGTGACTAATTGCATTGCAGAAAAGGAATATATATCGCTGGATTGAATGGAGGATCTTCTCCGCAGGCtaacatttaaaattattattacatttgtaataataataacaataaagagacattattaataataataataataatacaaagtaaTAACAGAGTTGACTAgattctggaattattattatgtttctatgACTCTCAAAACAATaataagacattattattattattctataattatattccattattatttctcTGAAAGTAAACTCCGTGTCTGCCTGATAAGAATTAAACTTCAATTCAGGAAATAAGTTTGATTAAATTaaatctgattttattattattattattaattttttactctatttatttttcttaatttaaatgcattattgcaacattgaataagtgattaaatccaatttattactattacatttgaTATTTTATTCTATCTATTTTTCTTAATTTAAATGCATTATTACCACATTATAAAATAAGTCCAATGAAATTAAATCTGatttattactattgtatttgatattttattcttatattatcttttaaatattttccctCGTTATCCCTTCAATACTTTTGTAAAGGATTTAAAAgaagataaaataaaaggaagCTTTTAGGCCGAAAGCCATAAAAACCCACTTAAGGCCTTTATTTCCCTTTATTTGTGTGGAAATTAGGCCTTTGAGGGCCATAGACAAACAAGGAAATTCACCTTTTtattatccttttaaaaaaagctccATTAAACCTCCATTaaaagatttatttaaaaaacaaaacaaaatagtccTGAATATTTTACATTTAATCCTTTTTAAAACCAAAGAATGTATTTAGGCGTCTTCTGTTTCATCACTTAAACAAATGGTGAAGAATTAAAAATACAACTATTtatgtaatttatttttaaaatacctatATATAAAtagtttttctgtccaattttccaaaaacacaaagcaatataaataacaaaaaatcaatacaatgttattattatttctgtattttatttttaaacaaatatacTTTCTCCACCCTATTTCCAAAAGCacttaacataataaaataagaaaatttaaaaaaatattattctttCTGAATTTTATTCAAACAAATCatatattgatttgttttttcCATCCATATTTCAAAAACACAAagcatataataaaacaaaaaataaaacaaaaatatttcaaaatatttgtatTATGTATATGTTGCTTAATagcataaaattaaaaatattattttgaatacatacatattttttccaatttcccaaaaatataaagcaattaaaaataataaaaattaatagaaaAATAAGTTTTTCATCCAGTTTATAATTTTCTCCCAATTCCCAAAAGCACAAAgcactttaaaaaaggaaatgataaaaaataaaacaagataataataaaattataaattaaataaaaaataaacttttgTTTTGTTGCCCAAAGAAACAAGTTTATAAAAACACAAAgcgagaaagaaaacaaataggCTTTTAAAGCCGTTCGATAATTATTGATGCAGTAAAAGGGGAAATAAAAGCTCTTTACCTGAAAAACGGTCAAATAAAAGTCATTAAGTGGACAAATTAAATACTAAAGAAAGACTTGTTAAAAAGTTTCCTTTTTACTCTCATTCACTCGCATTTAACGGTTAAAAtgataattatttatatttaaaatattttttaaaaaagatattaggAAAGGTAGCACAATCTAGGCATATAGGCAGAACAGTAATATCCGGCTATGCTTCATCTCCTATTAACAACCAAGAGAAATTTAAATTTTCCCACTTTATTAGAAAAAGAGAATTCATTATTTATATTACAAAGCCAGGCAAagagtaaacaaaaacaaacccggTATATCGCGGTGCGTGACGCCATTCCCGATGCATTCGCAAATATCACCAAAATGAAGCAAACTAATAGAAGTgatagactatatatatatatacatataatgtaaaCTCTTTATTTTCTTCTCCTCATTGAAACATAATTCCCCCCAAAAGGAAACATTTACAGTAATCCCAAAATTCATTTACCGTAATGGCATTTCTCATATATATGTCTGAAATATTACTGGAAATTCATAATATCCCCCcagatatatatattatttaaccaAAATATTATGAAAATCCGCAATCCCGTTCTTCGAATATTTATCTGAATATTTTGTCTGGAAATAGTTCATG
This genomic interval from Anolis carolinensis isolate JA03-04 chromosome X, rAnoCar3.1.pri, whole genome shotgun sequence contains the following:
- the LOC134292891 gene encoding mediator of RNA polymerase II transcription subunit 15-like isoform X2, giving the protein MEENDWRSSNFRQKLVSQIEEAMRKAGVAHNKSSKDMENHVFMKAKTREEYLSLVARLIIHFRDIHNKKSMASAAAADPMNALQTLTGGGPPAGGGGGGGGGAGGGGPAASSSSSSMGLGPRPPPQGAPMGGMAGLPLAQQMGPLPGQQPPPGPGANPMGPHGIPGIGPPSGQPTQLQLQQMAQQQQQQQQQVAAAALQQQQQQQAQQQFQQAQQNALQQQFQAQQQQQAAAAAAVAAQQQQQAQQQQQQMQAVQQQQHMLKMQLHQQSQQQMQQQQQQQLQRIAQMQQQLQQQAAQVQQQQQQQQQQQQQQPPPPASAQQVMQQQIQQMQQQQQQQQQQQQQQQQVSAAQASQIPPQPMVSQAQTLPGQIPGQVMPVALTPQQLKAMQARALQQQQQQQQQQAAVAAQAAQMGASNQMMTAAMARGGMQIRPRFPPAAAVSAPPPPSAMQMPPQVAMMSSPSPVQQQAAQTPQPPPMPPPPPQPSPQPTSQPNSNVSSGPAPSPGGFLPSPSPQPSSQSPAAARTPQTFSVPSPGPLNTPGNPSSVMSPASSSQSEEQQYLEKLKQLSKYIDPLRRMINKIDKNEDRKKDLSKMKSLLDILTDPSKRCPLKTLQKCEIALEKLKDDMGAPTPPPPVVPPTKQQYLCQPLLDAVLANIRSPVFNHSLYRTFMPAMTAIHGPSIVAPVPPPRKRKFEEDDRQTIPNVLQGEVARLNPKFLVNLDPAHCSNNGTVHLICKIDDKNLPNVPPLQLSVPADYPEQSPLWVDNRQQYEANPFLQSVHRAMMSKLLQLPDKHSVTALLQTWAQSIRQASLSAA
- the LOC134292891 gene encoding mediator of RNA polymerase II transcription subunit 15-like isoform X4; translated protein: MEENDWRSSNFRQKLVSQIEEAMRKAGVAHNKSSKDMENHVFMKAKTREEYLSLVARLIIHFRDIHNKKSMASAAAAAQLQLQQMAQQQQQQQQQVAAAALQQQQQQQAQQQFQQAQQNALQQQFQAQQQQQAAAAAAVAAQQQQQAQQQQQQMQAVQQQQHMLKMQLHQQSQQQMQQQQQQQLQRIAQMQQQLQQQAAQVQQQQQQQQQQQQQQPPPPASAQQVMQQQIQQMQQQQQQQQQQQQQQQQVSAAQASQIPPQPMVSQAQTLPGQIPGQVMPVALTPQQLKAMQARALQQQQQQQQQQAAVAAQAAQMGASNQMMTAAMARGGMQIRPRFPPAAAVSAPPPPSAMQMPPQVAMMSSPSPVQQQAAQTPQPPPMPPPPPQPSPQPTSQPNSNVSSGPAPSPGGFLPSPSPQPSSQSPAAARTPQTFSVPSPGPLNTPGNPSSVMSPASSSQSEEQQYLEKLKQLSKYIDPLRRMINKIDKNEDRKKDLSKMKSLLDILTDPSKRCPLKTLQKCEIALEKLKDDMGAPTPPPPVVPPTKQQYLCQPLLDAVLANIRSPVFNHSLYRTFMPAMTAIHGPSIVAPVPPPRKRKFEEDDRQTIPNVLQGEVARLNPKFLVNLDPAHCSNNGTVHLICKIDDKNLPNVPPLQLSVPADYPEQSPLWVDNRQQYEANPFLQSVHRAMMSKLLQLPDKHSVTALLQTWAQSIRQASLSAA
- the LOC134292891 gene encoding mediator of RNA polymerase II transcription subunit 15-like isoform X1, which encodes MEENDWRSSNFRQKLVSQIEEAMRKAGVAHNKSSKDMENHVFMKAKTREEYLSLVARLIIHFRDIHNKKSMASAAAADPMNALQTLTGGGPPAGGGGGGGGGAGGGGPAASSSSSSMGLGPRPPPQGAPMGGMAGLPLAQQMGPLPGQQPPPGPGANPMGPHGIPGIGPPSGQPTQLQLQQMAQQQQQQQQQVAAAALQQQQQQQAQQQFQQAQQNALQQQFQAQQQQQAAAAAAVAAQQQQQAQQQQQQMQAVQQQQHMLKMQLHQQSQQQMQQQQQQQLQRIAQMQQQLQQQAAQVQQQQQQQQQQQQQQPPPPASAQQVMQQQIQQMQQQQQQQQQQQQQQQQVSAAQASQIPPQPMVSQAQTLPGQIPGQVMPVALTPQQLKAMQARALQQQQQQQQQQAAVAAQAAQMGASNQMMTAAMARGGMQIRPRFPPAAAVSAPPPPSAMQMPPQVAMMSSPSPVQQQAAQTPQPPPMPPPPPQPSPQPTSQPNSNVSSGPAPSPGGFLPSPSPQPSSQSPAAARTPQTFSVPSPGPLNTPGNPSSVMSPASSSQSEEQQYLEKLKQLSKYIDPLRRMINKIDKNEDRKKDLSKMKSLLDILTDPSKRCPLKTLQKCEIALEKLKDDMGAVRAPTPPPPVVPPTKQQYLCQPLLDAVLANIRSPVFNHSLYRTFMPAMTAIHGPSIVAPVPPPRKRKFEEDDRQTIPNVLQGEVARLNPKFLVNLDPAHCSNNGTVHLICKIDDKNLPNVPPLQLSVPADYPEQSPLWVDNRQQYEANPFLQSVHRAMMSKLLQLPDKHSVTALLQTWAQSIRQASLSAA